Proteins found in one Bombus terrestris chromosome 1, iyBomTerr1.2, whole genome shotgun sequence genomic segment:
- the LOC110119148 gene encoding cytochrome c oxidase assembly factor 4 homolog, mitochondrial: protein MIFPTPETHQQNVDDPVEKMLKKTGCMELHYEVQECIVETQDWRKCQEQVKRFKVCMDKYQKEREKSYLNK from the exons ATGATTTTCCCTACTCCAG AAACGCATCAACAAAATGTTGACGACCCGGttgaaaaaatgttaaaaaaaactGGTTGTATGGAACTGCATTACGAAGTTCAA GAGTGTATAGTAGAAACTCAAGATTGGAGAAAGTGTCAAGAGCAAGTAAAAAGATTCAAAGTGTGTATGGACAAATatcaaaaagaaagagaaaagtcatacttaaataaataa
- the LOC100643395 gene encoding integral membrane protein GPR180: MLILREILLIYFTLCIISQINYVKSTHISGTFNTKEFFRFLIKFGFQKTDRHRQKDSVGYIFGNVTSKSNFSAPITLSVLDRGYFLEYYGNRTLSDKNIACTLMFNTLNQSSYDMHCNEKGQDFLRRVPCQKGKLCPDEDSIWNIVKGYQFTYVIQDFWQPRFWYMSLVACYRNTTTCQWEYYDKYDELEYDIWLVNGNPNTSGLNSLTYQFSYDRQNTIELYLLFFMCYIILVPLQLYAVRLQKHPVTRLFTASLLLEFIALCLILIHVLKFAIDGVGYEQLEVAGDIFDILSRTSFMLLLLLLAKGWAVTRMELTWKPLVFTIWLCYGIVHILLYVWNMTEVDIIEDIDEYQTWPGWFILFFRSAIMVWFLCELRNTMTYEHNTQKLNFLLHFGASSLVWFIYLPIIALIALQVSALWRFKLLLGITYSADCFAYCVMAHLLWPTRSEQYFLLAQGADNGDELDEFNEAPHVLNNYVEPPELTKIIT, from the exons ATGTTAATACTTCgagaaattttgttaatttactttACATTGTGTATCATATCACAAATCAACTATGTTAAAAGTACACATATTTCGGGTACCTTTAATACAAAGGAATTCTTCCGTTTTCTCATAAAATTCGGTTTTCAAAAAACTGATCGTCATCGTCAAAAAGATTCGGTTGGATATATTTTCGGCAATGTAACGTCGAAAAGCAACTTTTCTGCTCCAATTACATTGTCAGTTTTAGATCGTGgttattttttagaatattatgGTAATCGTACATTAAGCGACAAAAACATTGCTTGTACTCTTATGTTTAACACTTTGAATCAAAGTTCTTACGATATGCATTGTAATGAAAAAGGACAAGATTTTTTGAG gaGAGTACCTTGCCAAAAAGGTAAATTATGTCCAGATGAAGATTCCATATGGAACATTGTAAAGGGATATCAATTTACATATGTTATACAAGATTTTTGGCAGCCACGTTTTTGGTATATGAGTCTAGTGGCATGTTACAGAAATACAACTACTTGTCAGTGGGAATACTATGATAAATATGATGAATTAGAATATGATATTTGGCTAGTAAATGGAAATCCAAATACTAGTGGCCTAAATAGCTTAACATATCAGTTTTCATATGATAGACAGAATACTATAGAATTGTACTTGCTGTTTTTTATGTGTTACATTATACTTGTGCCATTACAATTATATGCTGTAAGATTACAAAAGCATCCTGTAACAAGATTATTCACAGCTAGTTTATTATTAGAGTTCATAGCATTGTGTTTAATTTTGATACACGTGTTGAAATTTGCTATTGATGGAGTAGGATATGAACAATTAGAAGTTGCTGgagatatttttgatattttatcaaGA ACATCATTCATGTTACTTCTTCTCCTACTTGCTAAAGGATGGGCTGTAACTAGAATGGAATTGACATGGAAGCCATTGGTCTTTACTATATGGCTTTGTTATGGAATAGTTCATATTCTCTTATATGTGTGGAATATG aCTGAGGTTGATATTATTGAAGATATTGATGAGTATCAAACATGGCCAGGCTGGTTTATACTTTTCTTTCGTAGTGCAATAATGGTTTGGTTTTTATGTGAACTCAGAAACACTATGACATATGAGCATAATActcagaaattaaattttctacttCATTTTGGTGCATCTTCATTGGTTTGGTTTATTTACTTACCTATTATAGCACTTATTGCTCTTCAAGTAAGTGCATTGTGGAGGTTTAAACTTCTATTGG GTATTACATACTCTGCTGATTGTTTTGCATATTGTGTAATGGCACATTTACTTTGGCCAACTCGAAgcgaacaatattttttacttgcaCAAGGAGCAGATAATGGGGATGAACTTGATGAATTTAATGAAGCACCACATGTATTGAATAATTATGTAGAACCTCCAGAACTTACTAAAATAATTACTTAA
- the LOC100643515 gene encoding peptidyl-tRNA hydrolase 2, mitochondrial — translation MSLMNYVKRVFIYPIKYSKSEHYKMVLVVRSDITMGKGKTAAQCAHAAVECCRQISANEKYQQIYESWLFQGQPKIVLQISDKEKLMSLASNARKAGLIISIIKDAGKTQLKSGTISTLGIGPGPKHLIDDLTSQLKLL, via the coding sequence atgtCGTTAATGAATTATGTAAAACGTGTGTTTATTTAtcctataaaatattcaaaaagtgAACATTATAAAATGGTGTTAGTTGTAAGATCAGACATAACCATGGGAAAGGGAAAAACTGCTGCACAATGTGCCCATGCTGCAGTAGAGTGTTGTCGTCAAATATCAGCTAATGAAAAATATCAGCAAATATATGAATCTTGGTTATTTCAAGGTCAACCTAAAATTGTATTACAGATATCTGATAAAGAGAAGTTAATGTCATTGGCTAGTAATGCTCGTAAAGCTggtttaataatttctataataaaagaTGCAGGTAAAACACAATTAAAATCTGGTACAATATCTACTCTTGGAATTGGGCCTGGTCCAAAGCACTTGATAGACGATCTTACTTCACAATTAAAGCtattataa